Proteins from one Flavobacterium branchiarum genomic window:
- a CDS encoding GyrI-like domain-containing protein: protein MELITIEEFFIIGLSIRTTNENEQSATDIPALWNKFMTENAIEKIPNKIDSSIYSIYTEYEKDYTKPYTTILGCKVSSLANIPTGMIGKTIAKETYKQFIAKGKLADGIVIQKWIEIWNSDLDRKYTADFEIYGEKASNPENAEVPIYIAV, encoded by the coding sequence ATGGAATTAATCACTATCGAAGAATTTTTCATTATCGGATTATCAATAAGAACTACGAATGAAAATGAACAATCTGCAACAGATATTCCAGCACTTTGGAATAAATTCATGACTGAAAACGCAATTGAAAAAATTCCAAATAAAATAGATAGCTCAATCTATTCTATCTACACCGAATACGAGAAAGATTACACAAAACCATACACTACAATTTTAGGTTGTAAAGTTTCTAGTTTAGCCAATATCCCAACTGGAATGATTGGAAAGACAATTGCAAAGGAAACCTACAAACAATTTATAGCTAAAGGAAAATTGGCAGACGGTATTGTAATCCAAAAATGGATAGAAATTTGGAATTCTGATCTTGACAGAAAATATACTGCCGATTTTGAAATATATGGAGAAAAAGCATCCAATCCAGAAAATGCCGAAGTCCCTATTTACATAGCTGTTTAA
- a CDS encoding VOC family protein, giving the protein MKSKSNPVVYFEIPVTDIERAIQFYSAVFNFEFERDTIHDNEMAFFPLTENHKGISGALAKGEIYKPTISGTLIYFNTENIAETLDLAVKNGAAILFPITSNGEFGSVAEFKDCEGNRIALHMINK; this is encoded by the coding sequence ATGAAAAGTAAATCAAATCCAGTTGTATATTTTGAAATTCCTGTTACTGATATAGAAAGAGCAATACAGTTTTATTCGGCTGTTTTTAATTTTGAGTTTGAGCGAGATACCATTCATGATAACGAAATGGCATTTTTTCCTCTTACCGAAAATCATAAAGGTATTTCTGGAGCTTTAGCAAAAGGAGAAATATACAAACCAACAATAAGCGGAACACTTATTTATTTTAATACCGAAAACATTGCTGAAACATTAGACTTAGCAGTAAAAAATGGTGCTGCAATTTTGTTTCCGATAACATCAAATGGAGAATTTGGTTCAGTAGCAGAATTTAAAGACTGCGAAGGAAATAGAATCGCACTACATATGATTAATAAATAA
- a CDS encoding DUF3995 domain-containing protein, translated as MQTVIGALLFIIFLLLATIHIYWGLGGKWGNDAAIPTNENNEKVINPKLFECFTVAIVLLSFSFLVLKKLAIISLNIPNWIQEYGLWCVSLLFIIRAIGDFKYVGFFKKIKTTKFALMDTKYFSPLCLLIALLGITLTATT; from the coding sequence ATGCAAACAGTAATTGGAGCCCTCCTATTTATAATCTTTTTATTATTGGCTACTATCCATATTTATTGGGGATTGGGTGGTAAATGGGGAAATGACGCTGCTATTCCAACAAATGAGAACAACGAAAAAGTTATCAATCCAAAATTATTTGAATGCTTTACAGTAGCCATTGTATTGCTGTCTTTTAGTTTTTTAGTTTTAAAGAAATTAGCAATAATTAGCTTAAATATACCTAATTGGATACAGGAATATGGGCTTTGGTGTGTTTCTCTACTATTCATTATAAGGGCAATTGGCGACTTTAAATATGTAGGCTTTTTCAAAAAAATCAAAACCACAAAATTTGCACTAATGGATACAAAATACTTTTCTCCATTGTGTTTACTAATTGCACTTTTAGGAATTACATTAACTGCAACAACATAA
- a CDS encoding class I SAM-dependent methyltransferase, which yields MSLENNYIEVNKQSWNSRVESHLKSDFYDLEGFLKGATSLNSIELELLGDIKGKSILHLQCHFGQDTISLARLGANATGVDLSDKAIDSANKLAKETNTDATFICCDIYDLPNHLNKKFDIVFTSYGAIPWLPDLDKWAKLIASFLNRNGKLVFAEFHPVVWMFDDNFEKVAYNYFNSGAIIETKEGTYADKDAPIELEYVCWNHSMSEVVTSLLKNGLELNALNEFDYSPYDCFSNTIEFEPKKYRIKQLDNKIPMVYSILATKKS from the coding sequence ATGAGTTTAGAAAATAATTACATTGAAGTCAATAAACAATCTTGGAACAGTCGTGTTGAGTCACATCTTAAATCAGATTTTTATGATTTAGAAGGCTTTTTAAAAGGAGCCACGTCATTAAACAGTATCGAATTAGAATTACTTGGTGATATAAAAGGGAAATCGATTCTGCACTTACAATGTCACTTTGGTCAAGACACAATATCACTTGCTAGACTTGGTGCAAATGCAACTGGTGTTGATTTATCAGACAAAGCGATTGATAGTGCAAACAAACTAGCAAAAGAAACAAATACTGATGCCACATTTATATGTTGTGATATTTATGATTTACCAAATCATCTAAACAAAAAATTTGATATTGTATTTACAAGCTATGGAGCCATTCCGTGGTTACCTGACTTAGATAAATGGGCAAAATTAATTGCAAGTTTCCTTAATCGAAATGGTAAATTGGTCTTTGCCGAATTTCATCCTGTAGTTTGGATGTTTGATGATAATTTTGAGAAAGTAGCTTATAATTATTTCAATTCAGGAGCAATAATAGAAACTAAAGAAGGTACCTACGCCGACAAAGATGCTCCAATCGAACTAGAATATGTATGTTGGAATCATAGCATGAGCGAAGTTGTAACCAGTTTACTCAAAAATGGACTTGAATTAAATGCTCTTAATGAATTTGATTATTCTCCTTATGATTGTTTCAGTAATACAATAGAATTTGAACCAAAAAAATATCGAATAAAACAACTCGATAATAAAATTCCAATGGTTTATTCGATACTAGCCACAAAGAAATCATAA
- a CDS encoding ACT domain-containing protein: protein MSGEKDLEKLLKSMKPKHNSGDYVFCTVKSFDNINFNDVVMSFVESEGTTLIVKKEIADALKLDYTVVMSWITLTIHSSLEAVGLTAAFAKALSDNQISCNVVAAFYHDHIFVNRRDTEHAITILNRFSE, encoded by the coding sequence ATGTCAGGAGAAAAAGATTTAGAGAAATTACTAAAAAGCATGAAACCAAAACATAATAGCGGTGACTATGTTTTCTGTACTGTTAAAAGCTTTGATAATATAAATTTTAACGATGTTGTCATGTCATTTGTTGAAAGCGAAGGCACTACTTTAATCGTAAAAAAAGAAATTGCCGACGCGCTAAAACTTGATTATACTGTAGTCATGTCTTGGATAACACTTACTATACATTCTTCTCTAGAAGCTGTAGGTTTAACAGCCGCCTTTGCAAAAGCACTTTCGGATAATCAAATTAGTTGTAATGTGGTAGCCGCATTTTATCATGATCATATCTTTGTAAACAGAAGAGATACTGAGCATGCAATTACCATTTTAAATAGATTCTCAGAATAA